The following DNA comes from Chryseobacterium gallinarum.
ATTTCCAGATCTTCTACTGTCATTTCATTTTTTTCTACCAAAAATGAAACGGCACTTTTATAAGATCCTTTAAAATAATTTTTTACAAGGCTTTTCATTGTTTTTCCTGAATACTGTTCTTTTGAAACCAGTGGAAAATACTCATGCTGCCTTCCGTAAACACGATAGTCTACGAATTCTTTATCCTTCAATACTTTTAAAATAGTAGAAACAGTATTGGTATGAGGTTTCGGTTCCGGAAAAAGATCTAAAATATCTTTAAGGAACCCTTTTTCCAATTTCCATAAATACTGCATTACCTGCTCTTCTGCCTTTGTTAAAGTCTGAATTTTCATATCCTGTTCATTTTATCATTATTGTGATATAAAACCAATATATTTTCATATCACTAAGAAATTAGTTATACAAATGTAGAAATAAATCTGATTCAAACAACTATTTTTTTAGTGATAACAACTTAATAATATATAAATTACTGAAAATCAAATACATAAATTTAAATACAATATATTAAATTTTCAACATACTTATTCTTATGCCTATATAATCAATAGAAAAATAAAAGTTTCAAATGAAATTTCTTAAAACTTGTTAATTTTTATTAAACAAAAATTAAAATGAATTTGTTTTAACCGGGAAATTATATTTATTTTAGTGCTTTAAAAATTTCTCATGAAAAGATATAATTTATTGATTGTACTATTACTGCTTATTTTTAATGTTACTACAGCACAAAAGAAGAATTCTCCGGCTGCTGATCTCAGCATATTAAAGCAAACAAAATCAAAAATTGAAGCGACTGTTCCGTTGGTGATTCAACACCTTCAGACTATTGCCACTAAAGAAGGAGACAATAACATTGTCATTAATGGCAAGATTGCCGTAGGTAAACAATATGGCATCCTGGAATCTGAATGGTATTTATACAGGAATAATATGAAAAACTGCATTCTCAATAATTCTTCCAAAAAAGCAAAAAAATGTATGGAATATCACACCCAGTATCTGAGAAATACATTTATTAATTACAGCAACTATATTACCAACCTTACGAGAAAGAACGGATATCTTGGAGTGGAAGGTGATACTAAGTTTGATTTCAAACCGGCAGAAATTGCAACAAAACTCAGCGAAGCTTATTTTAATGCCAATGATGCTGCAGGAAGAATGAAAGCCGATCAGAAAAGGGAATTCCTGGGACAGACTATGTCTGATGACAATAAACTGGCTCCTTATGCTCAACTGGCACCATAATATAAATATCGTATATACTATAGAACAAAAAGAGAACGGCATATAATTGCCGTTCTCTTTTTGTTTGCTGCCAGCAAAAATATCTCCGCCAAAAAGCAGTTTTGTGGTACTAATCATAAAACTTGTTGAAAAAGTAGAAAATGAGGCGGAGATTATTTTGCATCTGCTCTATAAGGTCAACTGTCCTACCCTGATCTATAAGAGCCTCACAAAAATAAGGCTATGTCTTTTACTTCTGAAAAAATCCCTGTAGAAATAAATTTCAGAAATTGTAGAAGTAATACTACCTGACAGAGAAAAACTTAGATGGAAAGGCATACAATTGAATTAATTATTGCCCTTTATTTAACTTACAATTCCTAAATACCACACGTTTTGGATTTTATACCTGGTCAGGACATCGGATCTTTGTCATACATTAAAAAAAAAATGACAGACATAATCCCAAAAATCGAAAATGTTGATTGGACAGCAATCACCGAAGAAATGCATCAAAACGGGTACGCCCTCATTTCAGGTATGGTACCGGATGACGAATGTGAACTTTTAAAATCCGGTTATGATCATTCTGCTTTATACCGTAAAACAGTTGTAATGGCCCGGCATCGTTTTGGCCTGGGTGAATACAAATATTTTAATTACCCTCTTCCTGCATTAATAAATACCTTAAGAAACCGGTTTTATCCTTATCTCGCTCCTATTGCCAATTCATGGTTTAATGCGTTACATATTGACACTCATTTTCCACAGGAACATGATGAGTTCTTAAAGCAATGTCATCATAATGGCCAGCTAAAAGCGACTCCGCTAATCCTGAAATATGAAGAAGGAGGCTTTAATACCTTGCACCAGGATTTATATGGTGAGGTATATTTTCCTATTCAGATGGTATTGATGCTGAGTGAGCCTGAAAAGGATTTCACAGGAGGAGAATTTGTTCTTACCCAACAGGTTCCCAGAGCCCAATCAAAAGCTATTGTCCTACAGCCACGCAAAGGTGATATTCTTATCTTTACCACTCATTTTAAGCCTGAAAAAGGGACAAAAGGATATTACAGGGTCAATATGAAGCATGGAGTAAGTAAAGTTAGAAAAGGAACCCGTTATGCTTTGGGCATCATTTTTCATGATGCAGCAAGCTAGAACTTCCTGGTTTTTTATTTCACTTAGCAATAAAGATATGATATACCATACCCAGCTTTCAGACTCGTTACTCAGAAATATGATCCGACGCAAGGAAATCCGTTTGGGTGGAAACAAAAAATTAAAAATTTACGGAACCTTGAGATGTACTTCAGGTAAAAGGATGAAAAAGGAAAACCGCGTTTTCTTTCTGAATGAACAGCAGGCTTTACAGCATCACTACCGTCCTTGTGCGCACTGTATGAGAGAGGAGTATAAAAAAATGGAAAAACGGATCAGGAGCAAAAGTTGGGGACATAATAAATTGGGTCTGAATATAAAAAATTCTGTTCATTATCCTGGCTTTTTAAGAGCAAGCATTCCTTAATAAATTCTTTCATTTTTTTATTTGTAAAAATATTAAGCAATAAACATCTATCAATACGAAATTCCGTAAGGTAAGCAACGTAATGTACTGTAATTTTACTTCATGGATGAATTGGAAAAGTTAATTATTAAATACCTTTCTGAAGGTTTAAGTCAGCAAGATATATCGGAACTATTAATTTTTAAAAATTACATTATGAAAAAATTAAAAAAACTTTCGCGAAATGATTTAAAAGAAGTACAAGGTGGTATAATTAAGGATTCATATGGTGACATGTGTACTATGGGGCCAAATGACAGCTGTGCACAATACGGTGTAGAGTACGGTCTTTATATGGGGACACTACAACGCCGTAGGTAACTGGAATGCATTAAGATGTATGTAATCATTTCATAATTTAAAAAACAAGCTCCCTCTCGCTGAGGGAGTTTTTATTTTATATTTGTAATAGTTCAAAATATTATTGCTATGGTAAAAAAATATAGTGCCCTAATCTTTCTTATAGTATTTATTATTACTTCGGCACAAAATTTAACGATAGCTTACGAACTTACATATAAGCCCTCTACTAGTAGAAAAGATTCGAGTAGGTCTAAATTATATTTTTTAGATATTATAAACAATGAATCTATTTTTAGAGATGCAATGAGAAGACAGTCTGATTCTTTAATTTTTTATGGCAATGGCTATGGATTGGGATACCCTAATAATATAAATGACCAACTTTATTTAAAAAAGGATTTAAAAACAAATACCCTTCTTAAGTATATGGTTCTGCCATTAAGTAGAGATGTTTTCTATGTTGGTGTAAACGAAGCCCTGACTTGGAAGCTTTTTCCTGAAACTAAAATTATTGATGAAATAAAATGTCAGAAAGCAGAAGTTAATTACGGTGGAAGGAGTTGGACCGCATGGTTCTCCGAAAATATCAAGCCTTCAGAAGGACCATATGTTTTTAATGGCCTTCCTGGGCTTGTAGTCGAAATTTATGATAGTAATAATGATTATTTATTTAAATTAGTTAAAATTAGAAAATCTAATCACAAGAATTTGTTTTCAATGAAAGGCGGAAAAAAAGTAAGTTGGGAAGAATTGACAAAACTTCAACAAGATTATTACAAAGACCCTTTTTCATTTACAAAAACACAAAGTATTAAAGTAATGACAGATGATGGAAGTGGAGGACTCAAAAAGGTAAATCTTCGGGAAAGTACACTTTCAATCCAAAGCGATCTTAAAGAATACAATAATGTCATTGAATTAAATAAAAAAATAGATTATAAGTAAGACACCTAAGTGTTATCAAAGGATTCCTCTAAATACACTAAAAACTGACTAATCCTGCGAAAAACCGGTAATAAAAAAATTAGTCGCAACAGTTGAAAATTAAGCAGAACTGAGTTTTGGACTAGGTTTGTATAAAATAAAAAGAGAAGCAATATTGTATTGCTTCTCTGGTTTAGTAGCGGGAACCGGACTCGAACCGATGACCTTCGGGTTATGAGCCCGACGAGCTACCTACTGCTCCATCCCGCGGTGTATTTTTAGAGCGTTTACCGACAACGCTTGCTTAGTAGCGGGAACCGGACTCGAACCGATGACCTTCGGGTTATGAGCCCGACGAGCTACCTACTGCTCCATCCCGCGGTGTATTTTTAGAGTGTTTACCGACAACACTTGCTTAGTAGCGGGAACCGGACTCGAACCGATGACCTTCGGGTTATGAGCCCGACGAGCTACCTACTGCTCCATCCCGCGGTATATTTTCAGAATGTTACCACAAACATTCATTTAGTAGCGGGGACACGACTCGAACGTGCGACCTTCGGGTTATGAGCCCGACGAGCTACCTACTGCTCCACCCCGCGGTGTATTTTTAGAGCGTTTACCGACAACGCTTGCTTAGTAGCGGGAACCGGACTCGAACCGATGACCTTCGGGTTATGAGCCCGACGAGCTACCTACTGCTCCATCCCGCGATATTGGACTGCAAATGTACGATTTTTTATTTAAAATCCTAATTTTTCTTTTAAATAAAGGTGTTTTATAAAAACTATTTTATTATTTGTATCTTTGTTCTATGGCAAAAATATTGAAAATTTATCCGGAAAACCCTCAGGAAAATCTTGTGAACGAGGTGATTAAAACATTGAATAATGGAGGCTTGATTATTTATCCATCAGATACAATATATGCCTTGGGTTGTAATATTTTTGATATCAAAGCCATGGAGAAACTGGCTCAGCTGAAGAAAATCAGGCTGGATAAGGCAAAATTTTCGATAATCTGTAATGACCTCAGCCATCTTTCCGACTTTACAAGGCCTATTGAAACTTCCGTATTCAGGTTTCTGAAGAGCCATCTTCCCGGTCCTTTTACTTTTATTCTGGAAGCTAATAAAAGCCTGCCTTTAGCTTATAAAGGTCATAAAACCATCGGTATCCGTGTTCCGGACCACTCCATTCCACAACTTATCGTTGAAAAACTGGGGCATCCTATTGCTTCCACTTCCATCAGAGATGATGATGAAATTATTGAATATTCCACAGATCCTGAACTGATCGCGGAAAAATACGATCATCTTGTAGATATCGTCATTGATTCCGGATATGGAGACAATGTAGCTTCAACTATTGTGGACCTTACTTCCGGGGAACCTGAGATTATCCGTCAGGGAAAAGGAATTATTTAAAATTCAAGGTTTAGCAGACGGATGGCGATAGGACTTCATGGGAAATATTCTATAGGTGTTTTACTTACATTTATACTGTTAGCAGCAGCAATGCTGTATGTCTTTCCTGTTATTTCTATGATTACGGGAGTAAAGGGGATTACAGCATTCAGTTTTTCTCTCAGCAGAATAGTACTCTGGGCCATTTTACTGATGCTGTTTCTGTACAGTCATTTTGTGGAAAAAGGCTCTTTTTTGTTAAAAGGAGAAAAAAAATATTCCCTGGCATTCCGGGTAAAAGCAATGATCAGCCTTTACTTGATCTGTGCTATCGGCGGAGCATTTCTGAATGTGGTTCTGCAGCTTCTGGTACAGGAGAAGATGAGCGAAAAACTTTTTGATCTCACTTCAATTTTTAGACATAATTATTTTTTAATTATTTTTACATGCTTTACGGCGGGTGCTGTAGAGGAATTCCTGATGCGGGGGTACGTACAGCCCCGGATTGAGAAGATTTATAACAGTCCTGTTTTAGGAATTTTTATTTCAGCCCTTTTGTTTGGCCTCCTGCACAGTACTTACGGAACAATAAGCCAGGTGATCATCCCTTTCTTTATTGGAGTCGTTTTTGCTGTTTTTTATAAAAAATATTCAAATATCACTATTCTGATCAGCTGTCATTTTATGATAGACTTTGTGTCTCTGATGATTATGAATAGTTTTGATAGTAAGCACTTATCTGTATTTTAAACATTATGAAAATTATAACATCCCCTGCCAAATTAATGAATGTAGAAAACTCAACAGATTTTCTGAGATCTACCACACCAAAATTTATTGAGGAGGCAGCATTTATACAATCTTATTTAAAAGAAAAATCGCCCAAATATCTTTCCGAATTGATGGAGATATCTTCTAAACTGGCTGATGAAAACTGGGAAAGAAACCAAAAATGGAAATCCAGACCCACTGCAAAAGAGTCTGCACCTGCTTTATTTGCCTTTACAGGAGAAGTATACCGGGGATTGGACGCCAAAACTCTTGATAAAGATGCTGTAGATTACCTGCAAAAGAATCACCGGATGCTTTCCGGATTATATGGATTACTGAAACCTTCTGATAAAGTTATGTTGTACAGGCTGGAAATGGGACGCCCTTTCCAATTTGACCAGTATAAAAACCTGTATGAATTCTGGAGAGAAAAAATAACCGGACAGCTGAATACTGAGATGAAAAAAGGGGAAATTCTCCTGCATCTGGCCAGTAATGAGTACGGAAAGGTTATTGACAGGAAAAAGCTAAATCATAAGGTTATTGATTTTGATTTTTATGAATTAAAAGACGGAAAATTAAAGACTATCGTAGTGTATACCAAACATGCAAGAGGTCTTGTCGTAAGATTTTGCGCAGAAACTCAGGCCCAAACCCTGGATGATGTGAAAGCTTTTAATTATGAAGGTTATAGAATAGATGAAGAGAAATCTACAGATACGAAACTGGTTTTTACAAGATAAATGACAATTTCAGCATTTAAAAAACACTTCAGTTCCTCCCTTTCGGATCTTTATACAGCATCGGAAAGTGCTTTTTTATCTTCACTTTTCATCCATAAGATTACAGGATTTGACCATTTTCAGCAACGGAGGTTTTCTGACCAGCAGTTGCTGACAGATGATGAGAAACAACTGAATGATATGATTTCCGTTCTGAGAACGGGAAAACCCTACCAACAGCTTTTAGGAGAAACCGAATTTTACGGAATGAAATTTTTTGTAGATGATAACGTACTGATCCCCCGCCCCGAAACTGAGGAACTACTGGAAATGGCAATCCGGGAAATACAATGTTCGGAATTAGAAATCCCGGGATTAAAAATCCTGGATATCGGAACAGGGAGCGGTGTGATTCCGCTGGTTTTAAAAAAACATTTTCCAGACGCTGAGATTTCATCGATTGATTTTTCAGAAAAAGCACTGGAAACCGCAAAACGGAATGCTGATTTTCATCAGCTGAATATTGAATTCATTCATGCGGATTATCTTACTTTTAAACTGGAGGAACATTATGATATCATTATTTCCAATCCTCCTTATATAGGCAGAGAAGAAGAAACTGAAATAGCAGACTCCGTAAAAGAGTTTGAACCTAAAATAGCCCTTTTTTCCCCTACTTCCGATGCATTGGTTTTCTACAGGAAAATTGCAGAAGATGCCAGGAAGCACTTGAAAGATCATGGGCTTTTGTTTTTAGAAATCAATCAGAAACTGGGTATTGAAACACTTGAGTTGTACAAAGACCTGTCAAAAGCTGAATTATTAAAAGATTTATCCGACAATGACAGGTTCATTTATGGAATCAAATAACCAATCAATAAAAGTATGATCATCAAATCACATACGGTAAATGGTGTTAAAATTGCCGAAGTAATTTCTGACAAAATAGTTATTGAATCAGTACAGGACGGTCTGGATCTGATGGGTGATATTTATTATCAGGGGTTTGATAAAGTTATTGTATATGAAAAAAACATCACTCCCGATTTTTTCGATCTGAAAACAAAACTGGCAGGCGAAATTTTGCAAAAATTTTCCAACTACCGTATCGGGCTAGCTATTGTGGGTGACTTCAGCAAACATGAAAGTAAGAGTTTACAGGATTTTATTTTTGAAAGCAATAAGACCCGGCATGTCAACTTTGTTACCATGCTTGAAGAAGCGCTTGAAAATTTTTCGAAATAGCGACAAATAATCCTGTTGCTTAATCAAAGACCTTTATCCTTTATCCTTTATCCTTTATCCTTTATCCTTTATTCTTTATTCTTTATTCTTAAAATATTCAATAGCTTCTTCTATCGCTTGATCTACCGGCCTGTAATGAAGTCCGAGCTCTTCCATGGATTTCTGATTAGAATAATAATTCCGGATCCGAAGGGCTTTCATATTCGGAGTGCTTACATTCGTCTTCACATTCAGCTTTCGCAAAACGTCTCCTATCCGTCCCAAAACAGATAATACGGTATCCGGTATAGGAATCATAACGGGATGCTGGCCTGTTATTTTATTTACTTTTCTGAAAAAGTTTCTATAGCTCAGATTTTCATTGGCCAACAGATATTTTTCACCATCTTTTCCCTTTTCTATTGCCCTGATGATTCCTTCTGCTGCATCTTCAGCGTGAACGAAATTTTTTCCACCCTTCGGATAAAAGATAAGCTTCTTTTTCCAGGCCCAGAATATAATTTTTCCTGAGCTTGGCTTGCTGTCGTACGCTCCGATCATAAAGGCAGGATTCAGAATAATGATATCTATGTTTTTCCGGTTTTGCAAAAGAAAATTTTCTGCCTCCAATTTACTCTGGGCATATAAAGATTTTGTAAAAGGATATTTCTGGGCAGCTTTTTCATTCCCGGGCTCATCTTCGCTTCCAAATCCCATTGTATTGGCTGAACTGACGAATAAAAATTTCTTTATCCCTTTGGCTTTGGCATGAACCAACAGATTCAAAGTGATATCATAATTCACCTTTCTGTATTCATCATATGTAAGTAGGTTTTGTCTTGTTTCTGCAGCAATGTGAATTATATAATCCACTCCTTCCAGACAGGGCGATACATCGGCTGACAAATCTCCTTTAATCAGCTTCAGATTCTCGTTCTTTTCACCCAGGTAGCTGCTTTCCTTGCGCACCAAAGCAATAACAGAATAACCATATTTTAATAATTTAATAACGACATTGGTTCCCAGAAGCCCGGTGACTCCCGTGACAAAAACTTTTTTCATGCTTCGATTTCTCTTTTAATAGCCTGGGTCATTAAAGGAAGTTTGATCCATATCGGTACTATCTTCATGACCAGCCAGCTTATTGGGTTGACCATAATTACGGAATCTTTTTTAAATAACTGACGTATACTGTAAGAGGCCACATTATCCGGATCTAAGAGGGTTAGCTTTCCTAAAAGTCCTTGTTTTTCTATCCGCTTGCAAACATCTGTATTGGTTTTCATAGCACCGGGATTCACAACACTTACAAATACATTCGTATCTTTCAGCTCTTCATGCAAACCTCTTGAAAAGGAATGGATAAAAGTTTTGGAAGCCGGATATACGGTTTTAAACCCGATAGGTGAAAAGGCTGCCATACTTGATACATTCAGAATATAGGCTTTGGGCTGTTTTAAAAGATTGGGAAGTAACTGGTGCGTCATTAATGAAGTTGCCATTACATTCACCTGTAAAATCGTATTAATATAATCAGGTGTAGCTTCCGTAAATTTTTTGGTTCCCCCCAACCCTGCATTATTGATCAGAATATGGATATCAAAAGACCTGTTGATCCACTCCGCCAGTTTCATTACATTTTCGTTCACAGAAAGATCTACCTCGTAATACCGCGCTTTGATCCCATAGGTCTCTTCCAGTTCTTCACAAAACGTTTTTAAATTCTGATGAGGAAGACTTACCAGAATAACATTAATCTTTTTCCTTGCCAGATTCTCAGCAAATGCTTTTCCTAATCCCTGACTTGCTCCTGTAACGACGGCATATGATTCTTTAGTATCCATAAGCAAAAATTATGATACAAAACTACCATAGAAATCATCTTTACATGTTCAGGATTATCTGAACGAACCTATTTTTAAATACAACAAACAAAACATATAAATGACTGATATTTAGTAAATTGTAAATAAAATAAAGTAAAACTTTATAAACCCGAACTCATTCTTTTGTATTCTGAAGGAGTCTTACCTGTCAATTTTTTAAAGGTAGTATTAAAAGATGTCTTGGAATTGAATCCGGATTCATATGCAATGCCCAGGATTGAATATTTATGATCTGAATCCTGCAATAGCTTTTTGGCATGCTCAATTCTGTATTCATTAACATACTGAAAGAAATTCTTACCGAAGCCGGTATTGATAACATAGGATAGATGATGAGTAGAGACCAGCAGTATTTCCGCCAGTTTAATAAGGTTCAGCTCACTGTCCAGATAAGGCTTTTGAGCATCCATCACCTTTTCAAGCTGCTTTTTAATTTTAACGAGTTCATCATCAGAAATCAGCTTTCGTTTTACTTCTTCCGTATCAGAATCAGCATCTATGGAGATCAGTTCCTGACGCTGTTTTTCTTCCAGGGGGTAAATTTCCTTCTGTTTCAGAGAGTAATAGGCTACCCAGTAAATCACCAGCAAAAAAACGGCATTGATAAAAAAGTTCAGCGATTTGGGATCATAAAACAGATTATATATCACATAGATGATATTTACAATAAGAAGGACGAGAATAATATATTCAAGCCAGTTCAGGTTAATTCCTTCCGTATTGGAAGAAAATTGCTGAATTTTTCGCTGGTGTCTTCTGATTGTCACATAGGAAAGTCCTGTATAAAACAATGCCTGAATCAGGATCAGGATTACACTCAGGTACTCAAATGGTGTTGTATAACCCCATTTTACCAATAAGAGGCAGATAAGGAACGCCGCAGGAAGCAATAGAAACCAGATGTCGGCCGCTTTGAATCTAAAGGAAGGGTTGGTATAAAACAATACACTGAAATAAAAAACAACAGGAGTAAAAAACTGGATCATCCGGATGGGAAACAGGGAATGAAATTCTACGGTTTCTCCTGTGATTAGAAACAAAACCTCATCCATCCAGAAGGTTGACCAGAGAAACAGAAAGATTCCGAACCAGAAATTGGCTTTTCTGTTTACCTTTAAAGGATTGGTAAGCTTGAGCAGAGACAACAAAACCAATGAACCATAGATAAGTATCACGATGAAACTGTTTAATTCTGATGTGTTCATTGGTTTCGGTATTTTATTAAATAATTCTTTTATCGTATTCGTTTCCTGACAAAAATCTGATAAGCCAGATAGATCAACGGAAGGGACATCGCACCTAAATAGAGGATATTACCCATAGCCTGCTGCGGATGGAGGGCGATAGAGTAAACAAGACCGAAAAAAGCTCCTCCAAGGTGTGCCGCATGGCCCAGATTATCCCATTGCTTAGGATTCAGCATCATGTATACGGAATACCCGAAATATAATGTTCCGAACAGCCATCCCGGCAGGAAGTTAACACTGATCTCATTCGGGGCCATGGCAATGGAAGCAAAAATGATTCCTGACACTGCTCCTGATGCTCCGATTGCCGAATACCAGGGCTGTTTTTTATAGATGATAAGACTGAAGAGATTTCCCAGGATCATAGAACCAAAATAAATGATCAGGAAGCCTATATTTCCAAAAAACATGGTAACAGCAGCCTGGAAAAAATACAATGAAAGCATATTGAAGAAAAGATGCATAAAGTCTGCGTGCAGAAATGCTGAGCTGATCAGCCTTATATATTCTTTCCGGTTTTCAATGGCGCCTACATTGAATTTATATTTCTCAAATAAAGCCACATCATTAAACCCTCTGTAGCTCAATATACAGGTTACGGCAATAATGATTAAAACAGGTATACTCATAATTTTGATTCTTAATTTTCAGACTCACCATCCTGAAACAGGTCTCCGATGATTCCTCCATCTTCATCTGTATCTCCGGTGGATTCCGGTTCTTCATAGACTTCAGGCTCCTCTTCTACAGGTTCAGGCGTGGTGATATTGATCGCTTTCACTTTAAATTTCGTGAACTGGTTCCCAATTGCTTTTATTCCTTTTACAGCAATGAACTCATCAATATTCACTGTTTCGGGTTCCCTCTCTTTTCCTTTGTCTTTTGCAAAAATAATTTCCGCCGTTGCGCCATTGGCCACTATAACGTTTTCAATAAAAGACTTAGGATGGTCAGAAGGCATGAAGGTCTGTACATTTACTGTATTCTCCAGTAAAAACCGTTTAATAAAGTAAATATCTTTCTCCCCGTCATAGTA
Coding sequences within:
- a CDS encoding helix-turn-helix domain-containing protein gives rise to the protein MNTSELNSFIVILIYGSLVLLSLLKLTNPLKVNRKANFWFGIFLFLWSTFWMDEVLFLITGETVEFHSLFPIRMIQFFTPVVFYFSVLFYTNPSFRFKAADIWFLLLPAAFLICLLLVKWGYTTPFEYLSVILILIQALFYTGLSYVTIRRHQRKIQQFSSNTEGINLNWLEYIILVLLIVNIIYVIYNLFYDPKSLNFFINAVFLLVIYWVAYYSLKQKEIYPLEEKQRQELISIDADSDTEEVKRKLISDDELVKIKKQLEKVMDAQKPYLDSELNLIKLAEILLVSTHHLSYVINTGFGKNFFQYVNEYRIEHAKKLLQDSDHKYSILGIAYESGFNSKTSFNTTFKKLTGKTPSEYKRMSSGL
- a CDS encoding rhomboid family intramembrane serine protease encodes the protein MSIPVLIIIAVTCILSYRGFNDVALFEKYKFNVGAIENRKEYIRLISSAFLHADFMHLFFNMLSLYFFQAAVTMFFGNIGFLIIYFGSMILGNLFSLIIYKKQPWYSAIGASGAVSGIIFASIAMAPNEISVNFLPGWLFGTLYFGYSVYMMLNPKQWDNLGHAAHLGGAFFGLVYSIALHPQQAMGNILYLGAMSLPLIYLAYQIFVRKRIR